The Campylobacter concisus genome has a window encoding:
- the infA gene encoding translation initiation factor IF-1, with protein MAKDDVIEIDGNVVEALPNATFKVELDNKHIILCHIAGKMRMHYIKIMPGDRVKVELTPYSLDKGRITYRYK; from the coding sequence GTGGCAAAAGACGATGTCATTGAGATTGATGGAAATGTTGTTGAAGCACTGCCAAATGCAACTTTTAAAGTTGAGCTTGACAACAAACATATCATTTTATGTCATATCGCCGGAAAGATGAGAATGCATTATATAAAGATAATGCCTGGCGACCGCGTAAAAGTAGAACTTACGCCATATAGCCTAGACAAGGGCAGGATCACTTATAGATATAAGTAA